The Euphorbia lathyris chromosome 3, ddEupLath1.1, whole genome shotgun sequence genome contains a region encoding:
- the LOC136224307 gene encoding pentatricopeptide repeat-containing protein At2g17140 isoform X1, translated as MDSTKLRRALLKNTQNPKLAWHLFKRILSLPISSTHHPSPSIPIIARILIRAKMFTELDHLQQLLLNSHFFQTLDPSLEHLVALLAKSGFLDKAISLFESVRYQFPVNPPSIYLYNALFKTCIKDNRLDFVSWLYKDLVVSGVSPDAYTFNLLIGLLCDSDHLDDAQDLFDKMPDKGCTPNEFSFGILVRGYCRAGLTSKGLELLTQMRSLRFLPNRVVYNTLISSFCGDGKTHDAEKLVDMMREDGLVPDVVTFNCRISALCKNGKILEASRIFRDMQFDEGLGLPRPNVITYKLILLGFFKEGLLEEANTLVDSMKRNGHLMDLESYNIWLLGLVRSGKLLEAQLVLKEIIDIGMIPNIYSYNIIMDGLCKNGMLSGARMLMGLMVRNGISPDIVTYSTLLHGYCSKGMVREAHNVLHDMTRNHCFPNTYTCNILLHSLWKEGRTSEAEELLQKMNEKGYGVDTVTCNIVIDGLCSNGQLDKAVEIVSGMWIHGSAALGNLGNSFVGLVDNSNSRKKCLPDLITYSTIINGLCKAGRLDDAKKKFIEMKGKNLQPDSAVYDTFVHSFCREGKISSAFRVLKDMEKQGCNKTLQTYNSLILGLGSKNQIFEIYGLIDEMKEKGVSPNVYTYNHMLNCLCEGGRIKDAPSVLDEMLKKGISPNIYSFEILIKAFCRASNFKEAHEVFEIALNVCGHKEALYSLMFNELLLGGDVAEAKAIFETALDRSFCVGNFLYEDLIDRLCKDKKLEVANGVLHKLIDKGYQFDPASFMPVIDGFSKIGNKHESNELAERMMEMASETKMENKTHYARKSISSNKNKDGGNNWQTIVHRDDGSRIALKALTRVLKGWGQGNVSCLKQQKDEFLDYWDGSG; from the exons ATGGATTCAACCAAACTTAGAAGAGCTCTCCTCAAAAACACCCAAAATCCAAAACTCGCATGGCACCTTTTCAAGCGCATTCTCTCTCTACCCATCTCATCAACCCACCACCCTTCTCCATCAATACCTATTATTGCCCGTATCCTCATTCGCGCCAAAATGTTTACTGAACTTGATCATCTTCAACAACTTCTTCTTAATTCACACTTTTTTCAAACTTTGGATCCTTCCCTCGAACACCTTGTTGCCCTTCTAGCTAAATCGGGTTTTCTTGATAAGGCTATTTCCCTCTTCGAGTCCGTCAGATACCAATTCCCCGTAAACCCGCcttctatatatttatataatgcTCTCTTCAAAACTTGCATCAAAGATAATCGTCTAGATTTTGTGTCGTGGTTGTATAAAGATTTGGTTGTTTCTGGGGTATCTCCTGACGCTTACACTTTCAATCTTTTGATTGGTTTGCTATGTGATTCTGATCATTTGGACGATGCACAGGACTTATTCGACAAAATGCCCGACAAAGGCTGTACACCTAATGAGTTCAGTTTTGGAATTTTGGTTCGTGGGTACTGCAGAGCTGGGCTTACTAGCAAAGGTTTGGAGCTTTTGACTCAAATGAGGAGTTTGAGGTTTCTGCCAAATAGGGTTGTGTATAATACCTTGATTTCTAGTTTTTGTGGTGACGGTAAGACGCATGATGCTGAAAAATTGGTGGACATGATGAGAGAGGATGGTTTGGTTCCAGATGTGGTGACCTTCAATTGTAGGATATCAGCTCTTTGTAAAAATGGTAAGATTCTTGAAGCCTCCAGAATTTTCCGAGATATGCAATTTGATGAGGGGTTAGGGCTGCCTCGGCCTAATGTCATAACCTACAAATTGATTCTGTTGGGATTTTTCAAGGAAGGATTGTTAGAGGAAGCCAATACTTTGGTTGATTCTATGAAAAGAAACGGTCACTTGATGGACTTAGAGAGTTACAATATTTGGCTGTTAGGTTTGGTCAGGAGTGGGAAGCTCTTGGAGGCTCAGTTAGTTCTCAAAGAGATTATTGATATTGGCATGATTCCTAATATATATtcttataatattattatggATGGGTTATGCAAAAATGGGATGCTCTCTGGTGCAAGAATGCTTATGGGTCTTATGGTACGTAATGGTATATCACCAGACATAGTAACTTACAGCACTTTACTTCACGGATACTGTAGTAAGGGAATGGTACGAGAAGCTCATAATGTTCTGCATGATATGACAAGAAATCATTGCTTCCCAAATACTTATACCTGTAACATTTTGCTACACAGTTTATGGAAGGAGGGCAGAACATCAGAAGCAGAAGAGTTGCTACAAAAGATGAATGAGAAGGGCTATGGTGTGGATACTGTGACCTGCAATATTGTAATTGATGGTCTATGCAGTAACGGACAATTGGACAAGGCAGTTGAAATTGTAAGTGGGATGTGGATCCATGGAAGTGCAGCTCTGGGAAATTTGGGGAACTCATTTGTTGGCCTAGTTGATAATAGTAATAGCAGAAAGAAATGCTTGCCTGATTTGATCACATATTCAACCATTATTAATGGTTTATGCAAAGCTGGGAGGCTAGATGATGCTAAAAAGAAGTTCATTGAgatgaaagggaagaacttgCAGCCTGATTCAGCAGTTTATGATACCTTCGTACATAGTTTCTGCAGAGAAGGGAAGATATCATCTGCATTTCGAGTGCTGAAGGACATGGAGAAACAAGGCTGCAACAAGACCCTACAGACATATAATTCATTGATATTGGGTTTAGGAAGTAAAAAccaaatatttgaaatttacgGATTGATTGATGAAATGAAGGAAAAGGGGGTTTCTCCTAATGTTTATACATATAACCACATGCTTAACTGTCTTTGTGAAGGAGGGAGAATTAAAGATGCCCCTTCTGTTTTAGATGAGATGCTGAAAAAGGGAATTTCCCCAAACATTTATTCCTTTGAAATATTAATTAAAGCATTCTGTAGGGCTTCCAATTTCAAAGAAGCACATGAGGTATTTGAGATAGCTCTAAATGTGTGTGGCCACAAGGAAGCCCTATATAGTTTAATGTTCAATGAACTTCTTCTTGGAGGGGATGTTGCTGAAGCAAAGGCAATATTTGAAACTGCCTTAGATAGATCCTTCTGTGTGGGGAACTTTCTCTATGAAGATCTCATTGACAGACTTTGCAAGGACAAAAAGTTGGAAGTTGCCAATGGTGTTCTACATAAGTTGATTGACAAAGGATATCAGTTTGATCCTGCATCATTCATGCCAGTGATTGATGGCTTTAGTAAAATAGGAAATAAGCACGAGTCAAATGAACTTGCCGAGAGGATGATGGAAATGGCTTCAGAAACTAAGATGGAAAATAAGACCCACTATGCAAGAAAGTCCATCTCTAGTAATAAAAATAAGGATGGAGGAAATAATTGGCAGACCATAGTGCACAG AGATGATGGCAGTCGAATAGCATTGAAAGCTCTTACACGGGTGTTGAAAGGCTGGGGTCAGGGAAATGTATCATGTTTAAAGCAGCAGAAGGATGAGTTCCTTGATTACTGGGATGGGAGTGGTTAA
- the LOC136224307 gene encoding pentatricopeptide repeat-containing protein At2g17140 isoform X4 gives MDSTKLRRALLKNTQNPKLAWHLFKRILSLPISSTHHPSPSIPIIARILIRAKMFTELDHLQQLLLNSHFFQTLDPSLEHLVALLAKSGFLDKAISLFESVRYQFPVNPPSIYLYNALFKTCIKDNRLDFVSWLYKDLVVSGVSPDAYTFNLLIGLLCDSDHLDDAQDLFDKMPDKGCTPNEFSFGILVRGYCRAGLTSKGLELLTQMRSLRFLPNRVVYNTLISSFCGDGKTHDAEKLVDMMREDGLVPDVVTFNCRISALCKNGKILEASRIFRDMQFDEGLGLPRPNVITYKLILLGFFKEGLLEEANTLVDSMKRNGHLMDLESYNIWLLGLVRSGKLLEAQLVLKEIIDIGMIPNIYSYNIIMDGLCKNGMLSGARMLMGLMVRNGISPDIVTYSTLLHGYCSKGMVREAHNVLHDMTRNHCFPNTYTCNILLHSLWKEGRTSEAEELLQKMNEKGYGVDTVTCNIVIDGLCSNGQLDKAVEIVSGMWIHGSAALGNLGNSFVGLVDNSNSRKKCLPDLITYSTIINGLCKAGRLDDAKKKFIEMKGKNLQPDSAVYDTFVHSFCREGKISSAFRVLKDMEKQGCNKTLQTYNSLILGLGSKNQIFEIYGLIDEMKEKGVSPNVYTYNHMLNCLCEGGRIKDAPSVLDEMLKKGISPNIYSFEILIKAFCRASNFKEAHEVFEIALNVCGHKEALYSLMFNELLLGGDVAEAKAIFETALDRSFCVGNFLYEDLIDRLCKDKKLEVANGVLHKLIDKGYQFDPASFMPVIDGFSKIGNKHESNELAERMMEMASETKMENKTHYARKSISSNKNKDGGNNWQTIVHRNWVFIKGRPGRITRPR, from the exons ATGGATTCAACCAAACTTAGAAGAGCTCTCCTCAAAAACACCCAAAATCCAAAACTCGCATGGCACCTTTTCAAGCGCATTCTCTCTCTACCCATCTCATCAACCCACCACCCTTCTCCATCAATACCTATTATTGCCCGTATCCTCATTCGCGCCAAAATGTTTACTGAACTTGATCATCTTCAACAACTTCTTCTTAATTCACACTTTTTTCAAACTTTGGATCCTTCCCTCGAACACCTTGTTGCCCTTCTAGCTAAATCGGGTTTTCTTGATAAGGCTATTTCCCTCTTCGAGTCCGTCAGATACCAATTCCCCGTAAACCCGCcttctatatatttatataatgcTCTCTTCAAAACTTGCATCAAAGATAATCGTCTAGATTTTGTGTCGTGGTTGTATAAAGATTTGGTTGTTTCTGGGGTATCTCCTGACGCTTACACTTTCAATCTTTTGATTGGTTTGCTATGTGATTCTGATCATTTGGACGATGCACAGGACTTATTCGACAAAATGCCCGACAAAGGCTGTACACCTAATGAGTTCAGTTTTGGAATTTTGGTTCGTGGGTACTGCAGAGCTGGGCTTACTAGCAAAGGTTTGGAGCTTTTGACTCAAATGAGGAGTTTGAGGTTTCTGCCAAATAGGGTTGTGTATAATACCTTGATTTCTAGTTTTTGTGGTGACGGTAAGACGCATGATGCTGAAAAATTGGTGGACATGATGAGAGAGGATGGTTTGGTTCCAGATGTGGTGACCTTCAATTGTAGGATATCAGCTCTTTGTAAAAATGGTAAGATTCTTGAAGCCTCCAGAATTTTCCGAGATATGCAATTTGATGAGGGGTTAGGGCTGCCTCGGCCTAATGTCATAACCTACAAATTGATTCTGTTGGGATTTTTCAAGGAAGGATTGTTAGAGGAAGCCAATACTTTGGTTGATTCTATGAAAAGAAACGGTCACTTGATGGACTTAGAGAGTTACAATATTTGGCTGTTAGGTTTGGTCAGGAGTGGGAAGCTCTTGGAGGCTCAGTTAGTTCTCAAAGAGATTATTGATATTGGCATGATTCCTAATATATATtcttataatattattatggATGGGTTATGCAAAAATGGGATGCTCTCTGGTGCAAGAATGCTTATGGGTCTTATGGTACGTAATGGTATATCACCAGACATAGTAACTTACAGCACTTTACTTCACGGATACTGTAGTAAGGGAATGGTACGAGAAGCTCATAATGTTCTGCATGATATGACAAGAAATCATTGCTTCCCAAATACTTATACCTGTAACATTTTGCTACACAGTTTATGGAAGGAGGGCAGAACATCAGAAGCAGAAGAGTTGCTACAAAAGATGAATGAGAAGGGCTATGGTGTGGATACTGTGACCTGCAATATTGTAATTGATGGTCTATGCAGTAACGGACAATTGGACAAGGCAGTTGAAATTGTAAGTGGGATGTGGATCCATGGAAGTGCAGCTCTGGGAAATTTGGGGAACTCATTTGTTGGCCTAGTTGATAATAGTAATAGCAGAAAGAAATGCTTGCCTGATTTGATCACATATTCAACCATTATTAATGGTTTATGCAAAGCTGGGAGGCTAGATGATGCTAAAAAGAAGTTCATTGAgatgaaagggaagaacttgCAGCCTGATTCAGCAGTTTATGATACCTTCGTACATAGTTTCTGCAGAGAAGGGAAGATATCATCTGCATTTCGAGTGCTGAAGGACATGGAGAAACAAGGCTGCAACAAGACCCTACAGACATATAATTCATTGATATTGGGTTTAGGAAGTAAAAAccaaatatttgaaatttacgGATTGATTGATGAAATGAAGGAAAAGGGGGTTTCTCCTAATGTTTATACATATAACCACATGCTTAACTGTCTTTGTGAAGGAGGGAGAATTAAAGATGCCCCTTCTGTTTTAGATGAGATGCTGAAAAAGGGAATTTCCCCAAACATTTATTCCTTTGAAATATTAATTAAAGCATTCTGTAGGGCTTCCAATTTCAAAGAAGCACATGAGGTATTTGAGATAGCTCTAAATGTGTGTGGCCACAAGGAAGCCCTATATAGTTTAATGTTCAATGAACTTCTTCTTGGAGGGGATGTTGCTGAAGCAAAGGCAATATTTGAAACTGCCTTAGATAGATCCTTCTGTGTGGGGAACTTTCTCTATGAAGATCTCATTGACAGACTTTGCAAGGACAAAAAGTTGGAAGTTGCCAATGGTGTTCTACATAAGTTGATTGACAAAGGATATCAGTTTGATCCTGCATCATTCATGCCAGTGATTGATGGCTTTAGTAAAATAGGAAATAAGCACGAGTCAAATGAACTTGCCGAGAGGATGATGGAAATGGCTTCAGAAACTAAGATGGAAAATAAGACCCACTATGCAAGAAAGTCCATCTCTAGTAATAAAAATAAGGATGGAGGAAATAATTGGCAGACCATAGTGCACAG GAACTGGGTTTTCattaaagggcggcccggtcgcattacgcgtccccgctga
- the LOC136224307 gene encoding pentatricopeptide repeat-containing protein At2g17140 isoform X3, with protein sequence MDSTKLRRALLKNTQNPKLAWHLFKRILSLPISSTHHPSPSIPIIARILIRAKMFTELDHLQQLLLNSHFFQTLDPSLEHLVALLAKSGFLDKAISLFESVRYQFPVNPPSIYLYNALFKTCIKDNRLDFVSWLYKDLVVSGDLFDKMPDKGCTPNEFSFGILVRGYCRAGLTSKGLELLTQMRSLRFLPNRVVYNTLISSFCGDGKTHDAEKLVDMMREDGLVPDVVTFNCRISALCKNGKILEASRIFRDMQFDEGLGLPRPNVITYKLILLGFFKEGLLEEANTLVDSMKRNGHLMDLESYNIWLLGLVRSGKLLEAQLVLKEIIDIGMIPNIYSYNIIMDGLCKNGMLSGARMLMGLMVRNGISPDIVTYSTLLHGYCSKGMVREAHNVLHDMTRNHCFPNTYTCNILLHSLWKEGRTSEAEELLQKMNEKGYGVDTVTCNIVIDGLCSNGQLDKAVEIVSGMWIHGSAALGNLGNSFVGLVDNSNSRKKCLPDLITYSTIINGLCKAGRLDDAKKKFIEMKGKNLQPDSAVYDTFVHSFCREGKISSAFRVLKDMEKQGCNKTLQTYNSLILGLGSKNQIFEIYGLIDEMKEKGVSPNVYTYNHMLNCLCEGGRIKDAPSVLDEMLKKGISPNIYSFEILIKAFCRASNFKEAHEVFEIALNVCGHKEALYSLMFNELLLGGDVAEAKAIFETALDRSFCVGNFLYEDLIDRLCKDKKLEVANGVLHKLIDKGYQFDPASFMPVIDGFSKIGNKHESNELAERMMEMASETKMENKTHYARKSISSNKNKDGGNNWQTIVHRDDGSRIALKALTRVLKGWGQGNVSCLKQQKDEFLDYWDGSG encoded by the exons ATGGATTCAACCAAACTTAGAAGAGCTCTCCTCAAAAACACCCAAAATCCAAAACTCGCATGGCACCTTTTCAAGCGCATTCTCTCTCTACCCATCTCATCAACCCACCACCCTTCTCCATCAATACCTATTATTGCCCGTATCCTCATTCGCGCCAAAATGTTTACTGAACTTGATCATCTTCAACAACTTCTTCTTAATTCACACTTTTTTCAAACTTTGGATCCTTCCCTCGAACACCTTGTTGCCCTTCTAGCTAAATCGGGTTTTCTTGATAAGGCTATTTCCCTCTTCGAGTCCGTCAGATACCAATTCCCCGTAAACCCGCcttctatatatttatataatgcTCTCTTCAAAACTTGCATCAAAGATAATCGTCTAGATTTTGTGTCGTGGTTGTATAAAGATTTGGTTGTTTCTGGG GACTTATTCGACAAAATGCCCGACAAAGGCTGTACACCTAATGAGTTCAGTTTTGGAATTTTGGTTCGTGGGTACTGCAGAGCTGGGCTTACTAGCAAAGGTTTGGAGCTTTTGACTCAAATGAGGAGTTTGAGGTTTCTGCCAAATAGGGTTGTGTATAATACCTTGATTTCTAGTTTTTGTGGTGACGGTAAGACGCATGATGCTGAAAAATTGGTGGACATGATGAGAGAGGATGGTTTGGTTCCAGATGTGGTGACCTTCAATTGTAGGATATCAGCTCTTTGTAAAAATGGTAAGATTCTTGAAGCCTCCAGAATTTTCCGAGATATGCAATTTGATGAGGGGTTAGGGCTGCCTCGGCCTAATGTCATAACCTACAAATTGATTCTGTTGGGATTTTTCAAGGAAGGATTGTTAGAGGAAGCCAATACTTTGGTTGATTCTATGAAAAGAAACGGTCACTTGATGGACTTAGAGAGTTACAATATTTGGCTGTTAGGTTTGGTCAGGAGTGGGAAGCTCTTGGAGGCTCAGTTAGTTCTCAAAGAGATTATTGATATTGGCATGATTCCTAATATATATtcttataatattattatggATGGGTTATGCAAAAATGGGATGCTCTCTGGTGCAAGAATGCTTATGGGTCTTATGGTACGTAATGGTATATCACCAGACATAGTAACTTACAGCACTTTACTTCACGGATACTGTAGTAAGGGAATGGTACGAGAAGCTCATAATGTTCTGCATGATATGACAAGAAATCATTGCTTCCCAAATACTTATACCTGTAACATTTTGCTACACAGTTTATGGAAGGAGGGCAGAACATCAGAAGCAGAAGAGTTGCTACAAAAGATGAATGAGAAGGGCTATGGTGTGGATACTGTGACCTGCAATATTGTAATTGATGGTCTATGCAGTAACGGACAATTGGACAAGGCAGTTGAAATTGTAAGTGGGATGTGGATCCATGGAAGTGCAGCTCTGGGAAATTTGGGGAACTCATTTGTTGGCCTAGTTGATAATAGTAATAGCAGAAAGAAATGCTTGCCTGATTTGATCACATATTCAACCATTATTAATGGTTTATGCAAAGCTGGGAGGCTAGATGATGCTAAAAAGAAGTTCATTGAgatgaaagggaagaacttgCAGCCTGATTCAGCAGTTTATGATACCTTCGTACATAGTTTCTGCAGAGAAGGGAAGATATCATCTGCATTTCGAGTGCTGAAGGACATGGAGAAACAAGGCTGCAACAAGACCCTACAGACATATAATTCATTGATATTGGGTTTAGGAAGTAAAAAccaaatatttgaaatttacgGATTGATTGATGAAATGAAGGAAAAGGGGGTTTCTCCTAATGTTTATACATATAACCACATGCTTAACTGTCTTTGTGAAGGAGGGAGAATTAAAGATGCCCCTTCTGTTTTAGATGAGATGCTGAAAAAGGGAATTTCCCCAAACATTTATTCCTTTGAAATATTAATTAAAGCATTCTGTAGGGCTTCCAATTTCAAAGAAGCACATGAGGTATTTGAGATAGCTCTAAATGTGTGTGGCCACAAGGAAGCCCTATATAGTTTAATGTTCAATGAACTTCTTCTTGGAGGGGATGTTGCTGAAGCAAAGGCAATATTTGAAACTGCCTTAGATAGATCCTTCTGTGTGGGGAACTTTCTCTATGAAGATCTCATTGACAGACTTTGCAAGGACAAAAAGTTGGAAGTTGCCAATGGTGTTCTACATAAGTTGATTGACAAAGGATATCAGTTTGATCCTGCATCATTCATGCCAGTGATTGATGGCTTTAGTAAAATAGGAAATAAGCACGAGTCAAATGAACTTGCCGAGAGGATGATGGAAATGGCTTCAGAAACTAAGATGGAAAATAAGACCCACTATGCAAGAAAGTCCATCTCTAGTAATAAAAATAAGGATGGAGGAAATAATTGGCAGACCATAGTGCACAG AGATGATGGCAGTCGAATAGCATTGAAAGCTCTTACACGGGTGTTGAAAGGCTGGGGTCAGGGAAATGTATCATGTTTAAAGCAGCAGAAGGATGAGTTCCTTGATTACTGGGATGGGAGTGGTTAA
- the LOC136224307 gene encoding pentatricopeptide repeat-containing protein At2g17140 isoform X2, which translates to MDSTKLRRALLKNTQNPKLAWHLFKRILSLPISSTHHPSPSIPIIARILIRAKMFTELDHLQQLLLNSHFFQTLDPSLEHLVALLAKSGFLDKAISLFESVRYQFPVNPPSIYLYNALFKTCIKDNRLDFVSWLYKDLVVSGVSPDAYTFNLLIGLLCDSDHLDDAQDLFDKMPDKGCTPNEFSFGILVRGYCRAGLTSKGLELLTQMRSLRFLPNRVVYNTLISSFCGDGKTHDAEKLVDMMREDGLVPDVVTFNCRISALCKNGKILEASRIFRDMQFDEGLGLPRPNVITYKLILLGFFKEGLLEEANTLVDSMKRNGHLMDLESYNIWLLGLVRSGKLLEAQLVLKEIIDIGMIPNIYSYNIIMDGLCKNGMLSGARMLMGLMVRNGISPDIVTYSTLLHGYCSKGMVREAHNVLHDMTRNHCFPNTYTCNILLHSLWKEGRTSEAEELLQKMNEKGYGVDTVTCNIVIDGLCSNGQLDKAVEIVSGMWIHGSAALGNLGNSFVGLVDNSNSRKKCLPDLITYSTIINGLCKAGRLDDAKKKFIEMKGKNLQPDSAVYDTFVHSFCREGKISSAFRVLKDMEKQGCNKTLQTYNSLILGLGSKNQIFEIYGLIDEMKEKGVSPNVYTYNHMLNCLCEGGRIKDAPSVLDEMLKKGISPNIYSFEILIKAFCRASNFKEAHEVFEIALNVCGHKEALYSLMFNELLLGGDVAEAKAIFETALDRSFCVGNFLYEDLIDRLCKDKKLEVANGVLHKLIDKGYQFDPASFMPVIDGFSKIGNKHESNELAERMMEMASETKMENKTHYARKSISSNKNKDGGNNWQTIVHRAARSHYASPLSEGPGRGPTTRVFIDIEYLLSC; encoded by the exons ATGGATTCAACCAAACTTAGAAGAGCTCTCCTCAAAAACACCCAAAATCCAAAACTCGCATGGCACCTTTTCAAGCGCATTCTCTCTCTACCCATCTCATCAACCCACCACCCTTCTCCATCAATACCTATTATTGCCCGTATCCTCATTCGCGCCAAAATGTTTACTGAACTTGATCATCTTCAACAACTTCTTCTTAATTCACACTTTTTTCAAACTTTGGATCCTTCCCTCGAACACCTTGTTGCCCTTCTAGCTAAATCGGGTTTTCTTGATAAGGCTATTTCCCTCTTCGAGTCCGTCAGATACCAATTCCCCGTAAACCCGCcttctatatatttatataatgcTCTCTTCAAAACTTGCATCAAAGATAATCGTCTAGATTTTGTGTCGTGGTTGTATAAAGATTTGGTTGTTTCTGGGGTATCTCCTGACGCTTACACTTTCAATCTTTTGATTGGTTTGCTATGTGATTCTGATCATTTGGACGATGCACAGGACTTATTCGACAAAATGCCCGACAAAGGCTGTACACCTAATGAGTTCAGTTTTGGAATTTTGGTTCGTGGGTACTGCAGAGCTGGGCTTACTAGCAAAGGTTTGGAGCTTTTGACTCAAATGAGGAGTTTGAGGTTTCTGCCAAATAGGGTTGTGTATAATACCTTGATTTCTAGTTTTTGTGGTGACGGTAAGACGCATGATGCTGAAAAATTGGTGGACATGATGAGAGAGGATGGTTTGGTTCCAGATGTGGTGACCTTCAATTGTAGGATATCAGCTCTTTGTAAAAATGGTAAGATTCTTGAAGCCTCCAGAATTTTCCGAGATATGCAATTTGATGAGGGGTTAGGGCTGCCTCGGCCTAATGTCATAACCTACAAATTGATTCTGTTGGGATTTTTCAAGGAAGGATTGTTAGAGGAAGCCAATACTTTGGTTGATTCTATGAAAAGAAACGGTCACTTGATGGACTTAGAGAGTTACAATATTTGGCTGTTAGGTTTGGTCAGGAGTGGGAAGCTCTTGGAGGCTCAGTTAGTTCTCAAAGAGATTATTGATATTGGCATGATTCCTAATATATATtcttataatattattatggATGGGTTATGCAAAAATGGGATGCTCTCTGGTGCAAGAATGCTTATGGGTCTTATGGTACGTAATGGTATATCACCAGACATAGTAACTTACAGCACTTTACTTCACGGATACTGTAGTAAGGGAATGGTACGAGAAGCTCATAATGTTCTGCATGATATGACAAGAAATCATTGCTTCCCAAATACTTATACCTGTAACATTTTGCTACACAGTTTATGGAAGGAGGGCAGAACATCAGAAGCAGAAGAGTTGCTACAAAAGATGAATGAGAAGGGCTATGGTGTGGATACTGTGACCTGCAATATTGTAATTGATGGTCTATGCAGTAACGGACAATTGGACAAGGCAGTTGAAATTGTAAGTGGGATGTGGATCCATGGAAGTGCAGCTCTGGGAAATTTGGGGAACTCATTTGTTGGCCTAGTTGATAATAGTAATAGCAGAAAGAAATGCTTGCCTGATTTGATCACATATTCAACCATTATTAATGGTTTATGCAAAGCTGGGAGGCTAGATGATGCTAAAAAGAAGTTCATTGAgatgaaagggaagaacttgCAGCCTGATTCAGCAGTTTATGATACCTTCGTACATAGTTTCTGCAGAGAAGGGAAGATATCATCTGCATTTCGAGTGCTGAAGGACATGGAGAAACAAGGCTGCAACAAGACCCTACAGACATATAATTCATTGATATTGGGTTTAGGAAGTAAAAAccaaatatttgaaatttacgGATTGATTGATGAAATGAAGGAAAAGGGGGTTTCTCCTAATGTTTATACATATAACCACATGCTTAACTGTCTTTGTGAAGGAGGGAGAATTAAAGATGCCCCTTCTGTTTTAGATGAGATGCTGAAAAAGGGAATTTCCCCAAACATTTATTCCTTTGAAATATTAATTAAAGCATTCTGTAGGGCTTCCAATTTCAAAGAAGCACATGAGGTATTTGAGATAGCTCTAAATGTGTGTGGCCACAAGGAAGCCCTATATAGTTTAATGTTCAATGAACTTCTTCTTGGAGGGGATGTTGCTGAAGCAAAGGCAATATTTGAAACTGCCTTAGATAGATCCTTCTGTGTGGGGAACTTTCTCTATGAAGATCTCATTGACAGACTTTGCAAGGACAAAAAGTTGGAAGTTGCCAATGGTGTTCTACATAAGTTGATTGACAAAGGATATCAGTTTGATCCTGCATCATTCATGCCAGTGATTGATGGCTTTAGTAAAATAGGAAATAAGCACGAGTCAAATGAACTTGCCGAGAGGATGATGGAAATGGCTTCAGAAACTAAGATGGAAAATAAGACCCACTATGCAAGAAAGTCCATCTCTAGTAATAAAAATAAGGATGGAGGAAATAATTGGCAGACCATAGTGCACAG ggcggcccggtcgcattacgcgtccccgctgagcgagggtccggggaggggtcccaccacaagggttttCATTGACATAGAATATTTATTAAGTTGCTGA